One Papaver somniferum cultivar HN1 chromosome 10, ASM357369v1, whole genome shotgun sequence genomic window carries:
- the LOC113319724 gene encoding N-methyltransferase 4-like isoform X1, translated as MDSQDQQGEKKSSGEKILERLAKGEIGDEELKKLIRIRLEKILEWGYKPTLQDQLTSNLDFIKSLKEMEMSGDMEAMNSEQYELPTASVKVSLGNTLKQSACYFKEESMTLDEAEIAAYELNCERAEIKDGQTILDIGCGHGGLVLHIAQKYKNCHVTGMTNSIEQKSYIMLQVEKLKLSNVDVILADVTKFEFETEKKFDRINVIETIEHMKNIQLFLKKISKWMKYEDSFLFVEHLCHKAFNQHFEALDEDDWYTSYVLPKGSQTMLSASALLYFQDDVSIVDHWLLNGKHMARSQEEWGKNLNKNLEVAREVLKPGLGSEEEVNQVITHYKTFFIGFAVQFSFNNGEEWMISHVLFKKR; from the exons ATGGATTCTCAAGATCAACAAGGAGAAAAGAAATCAAGTGGTGAAAAGATATTGGAGAGATTGGCGAAGGGAGAAATTGGAGATGAGGAGTTGAAGAAGCTCATTAGAATTCGGTTAGAAAAGATTTTGGAATGGGGTTATAAACCCACTCTTCAAGACCAACTCACTTCCAATCTCGACTTCATAAAAT CCTTAAAAGAGATGGAGATGTCAGGAGACATGGAGGCTATGAATAGTGAGCAATATGAATTACCTACAGCTTCTGTTAAAGTTTCTCTAGGAAACACCCTCAAACAAAG TGCATGTTATTTCAAAGAGGAATCCATGACGCTAGACGAAGCAGAGATAGCTGCATACGAGTTGAACTGCGAAAGAGCAGAAATCAAAGACGGGCAAACTATACTTGACATTGGTTGTGGTCATGGGGGTTTAGTTCTTCATATTGCCCAGAAATATAAGAATTGTCATGTTACAGGGATGACTAATTCCATTGAGCAAAAAAGTTATATTATGTTGCAAGTAGA GAAGCTTAAATTGTCCAATGTGGACGTTATATTAGCTGACGTCACAAAATTCGAATTCGAAACCGAGAAGAAGTTTGATCGAATAAATGTAATCGAAACCATAGAG CACATGAAAAACATTCAACTGTTTCTGAAGAAAATCTCAAAATGGATGAAATATGAAGATAGTTTTCTTTTTGTGGAACACCTTTGCCACAAAGCTTTTAATCAACATTTTGAG GCACTTGATGAGGATGATTGGTACACCAGTTATGTTCTCCCGAAAGGGAGCCAGACGATGCTGTCTGCTTCGGCTCTTCTATATTTTCAG GATGATGTCTCAATTGTGGACCATTGGTTGTTGAACGGAAAGCATATGGCACGTTCACA GGAGGAATGGGGAAAGAACTTAAACAAAAATTTGGAAGTTGCAAGAGAAGTACTAAAGCCGGgacttggaagtgaagaagaagtGAACCAAGTTATCACTCATTATAAGACATTTTTTATTGGATTTGCCGTGCAATTCTCATTCAACAATGGAGAAGAATGGATGATTTCACATGTTCTCTTCAAGAAAAGGTGA
- the LOC113319724 gene encoding N-methyltransferase 4-like isoform X2, giving the protein MDSQDQQGEKKSSGEKILERLAKGEIGDEELKKLIRIRLEKILEWGYKPTLQDQLTSNLDFIKSLKEMEMSGDMEAMNSEQYELPTASVKVSLGNTLKQSACYFKEESMTLDEAEIAAYELNCERAEIKDGQTILDIGCGHGGLVLHIAQKYKNCHVTGMTNSIEQKSYIMLQVEKLKLSNVDVILADVTKFEFETEKKFDRINVIETIEALDEDDWYTSYVLPKGSQTMLSASALLYFQDDVSIVDHWLLNGKHMARSQEEWGKNLNKNLEVAREVLKPGLGSEEEVNQVITHYKTFFIGFAVQFSFNNGEEWMISHVLFKKR; this is encoded by the exons ATGGATTCTCAAGATCAACAAGGAGAAAAGAAATCAAGTGGTGAAAAGATATTGGAGAGATTGGCGAAGGGAGAAATTGGAGATGAGGAGTTGAAGAAGCTCATTAGAATTCGGTTAGAAAAGATTTTGGAATGGGGTTATAAACCCACTCTTCAAGACCAACTCACTTCCAATCTCGACTTCATAAAAT CCTTAAAAGAGATGGAGATGTCAGGAGACATGGAGGCTATGAATAGTGAGCAATATGAATTACCTACAGCTTCTGTTAAAGTTTCTCTAGGAAACACCCTCAAACAAAG TGCATGTTATTTCAAAGAGGAATCCATGACGCTAGACGAAGCAGAGATAGCTGCATACGAGTTGAACTGCGAAAGAGCAGAAATCAAAGACGGGCAAACTATACTTGACATTGGTTGTGGTCATGGGGGTTTAGTTCTTCATATTGCCCAGAAATATAAGAATTGTCATGTTACAGGGATGACTAATTCCATTGAGCAAAAAAGTTATATTATGTTGCAAGTAGA GAAGCTTAAATTGTCCAATGTGGACGTTATATTAGCTGACGTCACAAAATTCGAATTCGAAACCGAGAAGAAGTTTGATCGAATAAATGTAATCGAAACCATAGAG GCACTTGATGAGGATGATTGGTACACCAGTTATGTTCTCCCGAAAGGGAGCCAGACGATGCTGTCTGCTTCGGCTCTTCTATATTTTCAG GATGATGTCTCAATTGTGGACCATTGGTTGTTGAACGGAAAGCATATGGCACGTTCACA GGAGGAATGGGGAAAGAACTTAAACAAAAATTTGGAAGTTGCAAGAGAAGTACTAAAGCCGGgacttggaagtgaagaagaagtGAACCAAGTTATCACTCATTATAAGACATTTTTTATTGGATTTGCCGTGCAATTCTCATTCAACAATGGAGAAGAATGGATGATTTCACATGTTCTCTTCAAGAAAAGGTGA